One Argonema galeatum A003/A1 DNA window includes the following coding sequences:
- the petD gene encoding cytochrome b6-f complex subunit IV yields MSIIKKPDLTDPELRAKLAQGMGHNYYGEPAWPNDLLYVFPIVIMGTIALCIGLAVLDPAVVGEPANPFATPLEILPEWYLWPVFQILRTVPNKLLGVLLMASVPLGLILVPFIENVNKFQNPFRRPVATTVFLFGTLVTIYLGIAATLPIDKSITLGLF; encoded by the coding sequence ATGTCAATCATCAAAAAACCGGATCTGACCGATCCAGAATTACGCGCCAAACTAGCTCAGGGTATGGGCCATAACTATTATGGCGAACCCGCTTGGCCTAATGACTTGCTGTATGTTTTCCCCATTGTGATTATGGGGACGATCGCTTTGTGTATCGGTTTGGCTGTTCTCGATCCAGCTGTGGTTGGGGAACCAGCTAACCCGTTTGCGACGCCTCTGGAAATTTTGCCAGAATGGTACCTCTGGCCTGTTTTCCAGATCCTGCGTACAGTACCGAATAAATTACTGGGCGTTTTGTTGATGGCTTCAGTACCCTTGGGTCTGATTCTTGTTCCATTTATTGAAAATGTTAACAAGTTTCAGAATCCCTTCCGTCGTCCGGTGGCTACAACTGTGTTTTTGTTCGGTACTCTGGTTACTATTTACCTGGGAATCGCTGCTACTCTGCCGATCGATAAATCCATCACCTTGGGTCTGTTCTAA
- the petB gene encoding cytochrome b6 — protein MFTKQVTDSKVYNWFQERLEIQALAEDVSSKYVPPHVNIFYCLGGITLVCFIIQFATGFAMTFYYKPTVTEAFASVQYIMTEVNFGWLIRSIHRWSASMMVLMMVLHTFRVYLTGGFKKPRELTWVTGVILAVITVSFGVTGYSLPWDQIGYWAVKIVSGVPEAIPVVGTLIADLLRGGSSVGQATLTRYYSAHTFVLPWLIAVFMLLHFLMIRKQGISGPL, from the coding sequence ATGTTTACTAAGCAGGTAACGGACTCAAAAGTATACAACTGGTTTCAGGAACGCCTAGAGATTCAGGCGCTTGCTGAGGATGTATCCAGCAAGTACGTTCCTCCCCACGTCAATATCTTTTATTGCCTGGGCGGGATTACACTGGTTTGCTTTATAATCCAGTTCGCCACTGGATTCGCCATGACTTTCTACTACAAGCCAACTGTTACCGAAGCTTTTGCCTCGGTGCAGTACATAATGACGGAAGTTAACTTTGGCTGGCTCATCCGTTCTATCCACCGCTGGTCTGCCAGCATGATGGTACTGATGATGGTTTTGCACACCTTCCGAGTCTACTTAACGGGCGGTTTCAAAAAGCCCCGCGAACTGACTTGGGTGACTGGCGTCATCCTGGCTGTAATCACCGTTTCCTTTGGCGTGACTGGTTACTCTCTACCTTGGGATCAAATCGGTTACTGGGCGGTGAAAATCGTTAGTGGCGTTCCCGAAGCGATTCCTGTGGTTGGCACGCTAATAGCTGACTTGTTGCGCGGCGGTTCAAGTGTGGGTCAAGCAACTTTGACTCGCTACTACAGCGCCCACACTTTTGTTCTGCCTTGGCTAATCGCTGTGTTCATGCTGCTGCACTTCTTGATGATTCGCAAGCAAGGCATTTCGGGCCCATTGTAA
- a CDS encoding DUF1517 domain-containing protein translates to MNAWRDRFGQMMGRKRFVVCRLFIHLAGEQIAPLLGVLNRAARQAIDAERQAIDPEDNMQVLGEGLVDICQNLLQYDTNWQSAANEGNVFSEEGEAGDEFNNLFTDSAQRYLSGEPDLSRPAPGANEPLYLPVTRHLIVMITIAYEGEVPELEGDLSNLSALKAGLKALINLHYKGTLRAIQIHWSPAQLGDELTSDQLLEHFPELIPL, encoded by the coding sequence ATGAACGCATGGCGCGATCGCTTCGGGCAGATGATGGGCCGTAAACGTTTTGTGGTCTGTCGTCTATTTATCCATCTAGCTGGTGAACAAATTGCCCCACTCCTGGGCGTCCTCAATCGGGCTGCACGGCAGGCAATTGATGCAGAACGGCAGGCAATTGACCCAGAAGACAATATGCAAGTCTTGGGCGAAGGATTGGTGGATATCTGCCAAAACCTATTGCAGTACGACACCAACTGGCAATCTGCCGCCAATGAAGGCAACGTCTTTTCGGAGGAAGGCGAAGCGGGTGACGAATTCAACAATTTATTTACCGACTCCGCCCAGCGGTACTTAAGCGGCGAACCAGACCTGTCACGCCCCGCACCAGGAGCAAACGAACCTTTGTATCTGCCGGTGACTCGTCACCTGATCGTGATGATTACGATCGCTTATGAAGGCGAAGTTCCCGAATTGGAAGGGGATCTCTCCAACCTAAGCGCCCTCAAAGCTGGTCTGAAAGCATTGATTAACCTACACTATAAAGGAACCTTGCGGGCCATCCAAATTCACTGGTCACCCGCTCAATTGGGCGATGAATTAACTTCTGACCAACTGTTGGAGCATTTTCCAGAATTAATCCCTCTCTAA
- a CDS encoding pentapeptide repeat-containing protein, with product MEVEEFITKYEAGERNFAAANLTEANLSGFNLSGANLSGANLSVANLSGANLYAANLSHAKLNVARLSGANLTKANLNRAVLNVANLIRADLGGAELIQAALIRAELIRAELSRANLTGANLTSADLREAKLRQANLSRANLSGANLRGASLTAANLEGANLHGSDLSRADLTGANLRDAELRQANLSCANLSGANLSGANLRWVDLSGANLRWADLSDAKLSGANLIGADLSNANLLNASLVHADLTQARLIRADWTGADLSGATLTGAKLYAVSRFGLKTEGLICEWVDLSPDGDRTQIYRLSSEEARKFFHQTLPTVQIIIDAPLDHESHFTLASCYHQIAQQQSVFYLPPSIKVGRRRTLLTFVIDNDNQLFSTAYLAILPFTDSEATHKNIIILMQMLQSQEMDNLSIKEPDRLQKLSNALIQGLSKIFSVKLLKSSFAIKEDSKFFQSPTQIVLTNSSDQTLNIYHHPQFGKRFVKPSSFANPDQITSIEPVKYTPPSASVVFDFIKNFPALEK from the coding sequence ATGGAAGTCGAAGAATTTATAACTAAATACGAAGCAGGAGAAAGAAACTTTGCTGCTGCCAACCTGACCGAGGCTAACCTGAGTGGTTTTAACCTGAGCGGTGCTAATTTAAGTGGGGCTAACCTGAGTGTGGCTAACCTCAGTGGCGCAAATCTCTATGCAGCAAACTTAAGTCATGCCAAACTCAACGTCGCCAGACTGAGCGGTGCTAATCTCACCAAGGCTAACTTGAACAGAGCTGTTCTCAACGTGGCTAACTTGATTCGAGCAGACCTGGGTGGAGCGGAACTCATCCAAGCAGCCTTAATCAGAGCCGAACTGATTCGAGCCGAACTCAGCAGGGCGAACCTTACAGGGGCTAACCTCACCAGTGCTGATCTCCGAGAAGCAAAACTTAGACAAGCTAACCTCAGTCGCGCTAACCTGAGTGGGGCTAATCTCAGGGGTGCTTCTCTGACAGCAGCCAACTTGGAGGGGGCAAATTTGCATGGAAGCGATCTGAGTCGAGCCGATCTTACTGGCGCTAACCTGAGAGATGCCGAACTCAGACAAGCTAACCTCAGTTGCGCCAACTTGAGCGGAGCCAATTTGAGTGGGGCAAATCTGAGATGGGTTGACTTAAGTGGCGCGAATTTGAGATGGGCCGATCTCAGCGATGCCAAATTGAGTGGGGCTAACTTAATTGGGGCAGACTTAAGCAATGCCAATTTATTAAATGCCAGCTTGGTTCACGCCGATCTCACACAAGCAAGATTGATCCGGGCTGATTGGACTGGTGCGGACTTATCGGGAGCTACTTTAACTGGGGCAAAACTTTATGCGGTTTCTCGCTTCGGTCTGAAAACTGAAGGCTTAATTTGTGAGTGGGTAGATTTAAGCCCGGATGGCGATCGGACCCAGATTTACCGCCTCAGTTCTGAAGAAGCGAGAAAGTTTTTTCATCAAACTTTACCTACCGTCCAGATTATTATCGACGCACCCTTAGACCACGAATCTCATTTTACCTTAGCTTCCTGTTACCATCAAATCGCTCAGCAACAGTCAGTTTTCTACCTACCACCCAGCATTAAAGTAGGCCGTCGCCGCACTCTGCTCACATTTGTGATAGATAACGATAACCAATTATTTTCCACTGCTTACCTTGCTATTCTTCCCTTTACAGATAGTGAAGCTACTCATAAAAATATCATTATCTTAATGCAGATGCTGCAATCGCAAGAGATGGACAATTTAAGTATCAAAGAACCCGATCGCCTACAGAAGTTGAGTAACGCCCTTATTCAAGGATTGAGCAAAATTTTTTCCGTCAAGTTATTGAAAAGTAGTTTCGCAATCAAGGAAGATTCTAAATTTTTTCAATCTCCTACCCAGATCGTTTTAACTAATTCTAGCGATCAAACTTTGAATATATATCATCATCCCCAGTTTGGGAAACGTTTTGTTAAACCATCCAGCTTCGCCAATCCCGACCAAATAACTTCAATAGAGCCAGTGAAATATACTCCGCCTTCTGCTAGCGTAGTTTTTGATTTTATCAAAAACTTTCCAGCCCTGGAGAAATAA
- a CDS encoding pentapeptide repeat-containing protein, whose amino-acid sequence MQVEEFLKKYAAGARDFTGVNLSEANLSGVNLSGANLSGANLSISNLSGANLSEANLSQAKLNVARLSGANLTNANLNGAILNVANLVRADLGGAELVQASLIRAELIRAELSGANLSGANLTGADLAEARLRLANLSGANLSEANLRGTCLTEASLEQANLHGSDLSRADLSGADLRGAELRQTNLGLADLSGADLSGANLRWADLSGVNLKWANLSEAKLSGANLSGADLSNANLLNASLVHADLSQANLIRADWVGADLTGATLTGAKLYAVSRFGLKTEGMTCEWMDLSPDGDRSAIYRLSVEEARRFFHQTLPTIRIIVDAPLDQDANFALAATYYHFAQEYPSLNRPPSIEVGDRRTTITLRIDSDEQLFPTAYVAISPFDDASATQENIMTLLQMVQQEDIETLNAQEKNQLQQISGDLIHLITKLHKSKILKYFPKNLKKGNFFQSPTQTILNNSNDRVLNLYNHPTFGKKIITPVKIEPSVKIAVNTNKLALPALNVICDFIKTFP is encoded by the coding sequence AGAAGAATTTCTAAAAAAATACGCAGCAGGAGCCAGAGATTTTACTGGTGTTAACCTCAGCGAGGCCAATTTAAGTGGCGTTAACCTGAGCGGGGCCAATTTGAGCGGGGCCAATCTGAGCATATCAAACCTCAGCGGCGCTAACCTGAGCGAAGCCAATCTAAGTCAGGCAAAACTCAACGTTGCTAGGCTCAGTGGCGCCAATCTCACTAATGCCAATTTAAACGGAGCTATCCTTAACGTAGCCAATTTGGTTCGCGCTGACCTGGGTGGAGCCGAACTCGTGCAAGCTTCCCTGATCAGAGCCGAACTGATTCGGGCCGAACTCAGCGGAGCTAACTTGAGCGGAGCTAACTTGACAGGAGCCGATTTAGCAGAGGCAAGACTTAGGTTAGCTAACTTGAGCGGAGCTAACCTGAGCGAGGCCAATCTCAGGGGAACCTGCCTGACAGAAGCTAGCTTGGAACAGGCTAACTTGCACGGGAGCGATCTGAGTCGGGCTGACCTCAGCGGAGCCGACCTCAGAGGTGCAGAACTCAGACAAACCAATCTCGGTTTAGCCGATCTGAGCGGCGCTGATTTGAGTGGGGCGAATCTGAGATGGGCCGATTTGAGTGGAGTGAATCTCAAATGGGCTAACCTGAGCGAGGCAAAGTTGAGTGGGGCAAACTTAAGTGGGGCGGATTTGAGCAATGCGAACTTATTAAATGCTAGTCTGGTTCATGCGGATTTAAGCCAAGCCAATTTGATCCGGGCAGATTGGGTTGGTGCCGATCTAACGGGTGCAACTTTAACCGGAGCTAAGCTGTATGCTGTTTCCCGCTTCGGTCTGAAGACGGAAGGGATGACCTGCGAGTGGATGGATTTAAGCCCGGATGGCGATCGCTCTGCGATCTACCGTCTGAGCGTCGAAGAAGCAAGAAGGTTTTTTCATCAAACATTACCTACGATCCGCATCATCGTCGATGCCCCTTTAGACCAAGACGCTAACTTTGCCTTAGCTGCTACTTATTATCACTTCGCTCAAGAATATCCGAGCCTAAATCGCCCACCCAGTATTGAAGTGGGCGATCGGAGAACTACTATCACACTTAGGATTGATAGTGACGAGCAATTATTTCCTACTGCTTATGTCGCTATTTCCCCCTTTGACGATGCCTCTGCCACTCAGGAAAATATCATGACTTTGCTCCAAATGGTTCAACAAGAAGATATAGAAACTCTGAACGCTCAAGAAAAAAATCAACTTCAGCAAATAAGTGGCGACCTAATTCACTTAATTACTAAACTCCACAAAAGTAAGATTTTGAAATATTTCCCTAAAAATCTAAAAAAGGGTAATTTCTTTCAATCTCCAACTCAAACAATTTTAAATAATTCCAACGACAGAGTTTTGAATCTTTATAATCATCCTACTTTTGGCAAAAAGATTATTACGCCAGTGAAGATAGAACCTTCGGTTAAAATAGCTGTAAATACCAATAAGTTAGCATTGCCTGCTTTGAATGTAATCTGTGATTTTATCAAAACATTTCCTTGA